A genomic region of Dreissena polymorpha isolate Duluth1 chromosome 4, UMN_Dpol_1.0, whole genome shotgun sequence contains the following coding sequences:
- the LOC127879581 gene encoding uncharacterized protein LOC127879581 isoform X2, with protein sequence MNINYERNRGTMSSEGVANRALTNVTAISWIVRFIMILDIVAGGLSLYFKGMDWLGIVLVINTLAALCHPMHLPCVFSQKPEIGNKPCRIYGKLALYVWLFVLNCTLNPLFIFMFIHSIYYHTPAVVFILLIVYLVTSLVFTVVNLYTFCVLYKYGCCFMYSLRQDLEMATATVEPAEESI encoded by the exons ATGAATATTAATTATGAAAGAAACAGAGGAACTATGTCATCTGAAG GGGTCGCCAACAGGGCTCTGACTAATGTGACGGCAATATCGTGGATAGTGCGGTTCATTATGATCTTGGACATAGTTGCGGGGGGATTGAGTCTGTACTTCAAAGGGATGGACTGGTTGGGAATAGTACTGGTGATTAACACCTTGGCG GCCCTTTGTCACCCCATGCATCTGCCCTGCGTTTTCTCCCAGAAACCAGAAATCGGCAACAAGCCTTGTCGG ATTTACGGAAAGTTGGCTCTGTATGTTTGGCTCTTCGTACTGAACTGCACTCTGAACCCTCTATTTATCTTTATGTTCATCCACTCCATCTACTACCACACTCCAGCCGTCGTTTTCATTCTGTTAATCGTCTACCTTGTTACGTCCCTCGTTTTCACGGTGGTGAACCTGTACACGTTCTGTGTACTGTACAAGTACGGCTGCTGCTTCATGTACAGTCTCAGACAGGACCTCGAAATGGCGACAGCGACG GTGGAACCTGCGGAGGAGAGCATTTAA
- the LOC127879581 gene encoding uncharacterized protein LOC127879581 isoform X1 translates to MNINYERNRGTMSSEGVANRALTNVTAISWIVRFIMILDIVAGGLSLYFKGMDWLGIVLVINTLAALCHPMHLPCVFSQKPEIGNKPCRIYGKLALYVWLFVLNCTLNPLFIFMFIHSIYYHTPAVVFILLIVYLVTSLVFTVVNLYTFCVLYKYGCCFMYSLRQDLEMATATRATGVEGLGARTLLRKHIQKAVNLFPVDLQK, encoded by the exons ATGAATATTAATTATGAAAGAAACAGAGGAACTATGTCATCTGAAG GGGTCGCCAACAGGGCTCTGACTAATGTGACGGCAATATCGTGGATAGTGCGGTTCATTATGATCTTGGACATAGTTGCGGGGGGATTGAGTCTGTACTTCAAAGGGATGGACTGGTTGGGAATAGTACTGGTGATTAACACCTTGGCG GCCCTTTGTCACCCCATGCATCTGCCCTGCGTTTTCTCCCAGAAACCAGAAATCGGCAACAAGCCTTGTCGG ATTTACGGAAAGTTGGCTCTGTATGTTTGGCTCTTCGTACTGAACTGCACTCTGAACCCTCTATTTATCTTTATGTTCATCCACTCCATCTACTACCACACTCCAGCCGTCGTTTTCATTCTGTTAATCGTCTACCTTGTTACGTCCCTCGTTTTCACGGTGGTGAACCTGTACACGTTCTGTGTACTGTACAAGTACGGCTGCTGCTTCATGTACAGTCTCAGACAGGACCTCGAAATGGCGACAGCGACG CGCGCGACTGGAGTAGAAGGTCTGGGAGCAAGGACACTTCTCCGCAAACACATTCAGAAGGCAGTTAACCTCTTCCCTGTGGATCTGCAAAAATGA